The following coding sequences are from one Candidatus Nitrosopumilus sp. SW window:
- the cofG gene encoding 7,8-didemethyl-8-hydroxy-5-deazariboflavin synthase subunit CofG, which translates to MNNLVFDSESLNHILEGKNVSNQEIIEIYQNAVKDPNELFSTAQILRKKYKGNAVTFSKKAFFNIVNLCKDSCSYCTYKAEPGEEKLSLMSKQQITELLELAKKYRCVEALFVTGEQPEQRYQEARDWLKENGFTSTSEYLIHASEIALEKGLFPHTNAGNLSFEEMKELRKTNVSMGLMLENISERLTEKGMPHYLASSKRPKARLEILENSGKLHIPMTTGILVGIGETIEEVVDSLLAIKELHQKYGNIQEIILQNFQPKQDTRMKDEPSADEKYFKTIVALSRIIMPEMNIQIPPNLSPRSYQSFLSVGINDWGGISPLTPDFVNPEFSWPEINKVDENSKNAGFNLKCRFPIYPEFFSFISKELQERMKEIQNEEGLVKEEYWR; encoded by the coding sequence AACAATCTGGTCTTTGATTCTGAGAGTTTAAACCACATTTTAGAAGGAAAAAATGTATCAAATCAAGAAATTATTGAAATTTATCAAAATGCAGTAAAAGACCCAAACGAACTTTTCTCAACTGCACAAATTCTAAGAAAAAAATACAAAGGAAATGCAGTAACATTTTCAAAAAAAGCATTTTTCAATATTGTTAATCTCTGCAAAGATAGTTGTTCATATTGCACATACAAAGCAGAGCCGGGAGAAGAAAAACTATCATTAATGTCAAAACAACAAATAACAGAATTATTAGAACTTGCAAAAAAATACAGATGTGTTGAGGCATTATTTGTAACAGGAGAACAACCCGAACAAAGATATCAGGAAGCAAGAGATTGGTTAAAAGAAAATGGATTCACATCTACATCAGAATATTTGATTCATGCATCAGAGATTGCACTAGAGAAGGGACTTTTTCCACACACTAATGCAGGAAATTTGAGTTTTGAAGAGATGAAGGAACTGAGGAAAACAAATGTTTCAATGGGATTAATGCTTGAAAACATTAGTGAGAGATTAACAGAAAAAGGAATGCCACACTATTTGGCATCAAGTAAGAGACCAAAAGCAAGGTTAGAGATATTAGAGAATTCTGGAAAATTACATATTCCAATGACTACAGGGATTCTTGTAGGAATAGGTGAGACAATAGAAGAGGTTGTCGATTCGTTATTAGCAATCAAGGAGTTACATCAGAAATATGGAAATATTCAAGAGATAATTTTACAAAATTTCCAACCAAAACAAGACACCAGAATGAAAGATGAACCATCAGCTGATGAAAAATATTTCAAAACAATTGTCGCATTATCTAGAATAATTATGCCAGAGATGAACATACAGATTCCTCCAAATCTTTCTCCAAGATCGTATCAGAGCTTTTTATCAGTCGGGATTAATGATTGGGGAGGGATTTCACCTTTGACCCCGGATTTTGTAAATCCAGAATTTTCTTGGCCAGAAATAAACAAAGTTGATGAAAATTCAAAAAACGCAGGATTTAATCTGAAATGCAGATTTCCAATATATCCAGAGTTCTTTTCTTTTATTAGTAAAGAATTACAAGAGAGGATGAAAGAGATTCAAAATGAGGAAGGGCTAGTTAAAGAGGAGTATTGGAGATGA